From a region of the Salinispira pacifica genome:
- a CDS encoding methyl-accepting chemotaxis protein has product MREVPKGKYLKIRNIFSTLYWGLIIVVQAASGVLLLFRAAVVPAGILLPLIIGDLLTVGIIRRQSVSVRRRHRISFVLGTAGLLISWFFVQAGAGGIEGLISLLLLNMLVIPLVYFADYPGRYSVFFTLFSCAALAATYVTSSELMTEPLLYVGSGAGMLLYSLIFFLHYHFFRRHMVKYRKTAILASLANRDIIHIHAKLKSHALLGRAIEDETADVFRVTKNTYSKLEGMIDLLSMLNLYTVESGEIQEQLEKKRDALNETIVEQNGNIRNSADIISRLNSEISSVTGDFEGKRRELALLEEKGAEGELVFREVQESNQRFEESSGKMFDMISIIDDIADRTHLLAINSAIEAAGAGEAGAGFAVLAGEIRQLAQEARQNTVRIRETVNENMQTIQKNIENNTKAQTTLSEIVQTILQVRRTLEEGVATLTGVSSSAADMEEDFSLILERSRLVDSSLEEMERAISSEVEKTREITGLSGKIDEDIAEVIQQTESVEEQITKLRESGTLNQGTIADIRRYLFDAHRKIKQELQDAKNPPGHITYLQSLLNSAMKPREWELEELDNDGDE; this is encoded by the coding sequence ATGCGGGAAGTTCCAAAGGGAAAATATCTCAAAATACGCAATATATTCTCAACCCTTTACTGGGGGCTGATAATCGTTGTTCAGGCGGCCTCCGGGGTGCTGCTTCTTTTCCGGGCAGCAGTTGTACCGGCGGGAATTTTGCTCCCATTGATCATCGGGGATCTCCTGACTGTCGGTATTATTCGCCGCCAATCTGTATCGGTTCGCCGCCGTCACAGAATCAGTTTCGTACTGGGAACCGCAGGACTGCTTATATCCTGGTTTTTCGTCCAGGCAGGGGCCGGCGGCATTGAAGGACTCATTTCCCTACTGCTTCTGAATATGCTGGTGATTCCTCTGGTATATTTTGCCGATTACCCCGGGAGATACAGTGTATTTTTTACGCTTTTTTCCTGCGCAGCCTTGGCAGCAACATACGTTACCTCTTCAGAGCTGATGACTGAACCTCTGCTCTATGTCGGCAGTGGGGCAGGCATGCTGCTGTATTCCCTTATTTTTTTCCTTCATTACCATTTTTTCCGACGCCACATGGTGAAGTACCGGAAAACGGCCATTTTGGCCAGTCTTGCAAACCGGGATATTATTCATATTCATGCAAAACTGAAAAGCCATGCTCTTCTCGGGCGAGCCATCGAAGACGAAACGGCAGATGTTTTCCGGGTTACTAAGAATACCTACAGCAAGCTGGAAGGGATGATAGATCTGCTGAGCATGCTGAATCTCTACACCGTGGAGAGCGGAGAAATTCAGGAGCAGCTGGAGAAAAAGAGGGATGCACTGAATGAAACGATTGTTGAGCAGAACGGTAATATCCGCAACTCAGCTGATATCATCAGCAGGCTGAACTCCGAGATCAGTTCCGTTACCGGGGATTTCGAAGGGAAACGGCGTGAGCTGGCTCTGCTTGAAGAAAAAGGTGCGGAAGGCGAGCTTGTGTTCAGGGAAGTGCAGGAATCAAATCAGCGCTTTGAAGAAAGCTCAGGTAAAATGTTTGATATGATATCCATCATTGATGACATTGCAGACCGGACCCATCTTCTGGCAATCAACTCTGCAATTGAGGCTGCCGGAGCCGGCGAGGCCGGGGCAGGGTTTGCGGTTCTGGCAGGGGAGATCCGTCAGCTGGCCCAGGAGGCCCGGCAGAATACCGTGAGAATTCGTGAGACGGTGAATGAAAACATGCAAACCATTCAGAAAAATATAGAAAACAACACGAAGGCCCAAACCACTCTTTCGGAAATTGTTCAAACCATTCTCCAGGTGCGCCGAACCCTGGAAGAAGGGGTGGCAACCCTTACCGGCGTGAGTTCTTCCGCAGCTGATATGGAGGAGGATTTTTCCCTGATCCTGGAACGTTCCAGGCTGGTGGATTCATCTCTGGAGGAAATGGAAAGGGCAATTTCCTCGGAGGTGGAAAAAACCCGGGAAATCACCGGGCTGAGCGGGAAAATCGATGAGGATATTGCAGAAGTAATCCAACAGACCGAATCAGTGGAGGAGCAGATTACGAAGCTTAGAGAATCGGGGACACTTAACCAGGGAACCATTGCAGATATCCGCCGCTACCTGTTTGACGCCCACCGGAAAATCAAGCAGGAGCTGCAGGATGCGAAAAATCCCCCGGGACACATCACCTATCTCCAATCCCTGCTGAACTCTGCAATGAAGCCGAGAGAATGGGAGCTGGAGGAGCTGGATAATGACGGAGATGAATAA
- a CDS encoding histidine kinase dimerization/phosphoacceptor domain -containing protein encodes MIHGPVRRRQLRILVSVFLILVTGSGAAPAVYAQTDEDLPVIQVYILLNSTASAAWTERFTHEFLSASLDVADYRIRVIQMHLDLPLGDEDPEPILSYIRWQFEKSPPDVIIPVFSSMSEFVNDHAGIFSGASPAEIPGEQPGSPSILFLGPDRQLIPRLENMPNAKVFPAARPQAIRETFDVIFQLLPETGKIVVISGAEDSSRRIADDIMMIFRNRYPQIASENWVGLSENEMYGRITRQPRGTVLFYNSMISDSYGNRYINFHLINRISEFSPFPVFSYYDGVFGRGIVGGQMVSADLTAAKLLDAVLDMGSDHADQPPPDAHIRNGYLSGIVLDQRQLRRWSIPRHRIPSDALIMYREDNILRDYRYEVLGASGVFIILLVSAMGLFFNRRRLQITKDSLEAALSQLKSISKSLTGGMVFQLISDESGHMQVTFVSDSVHELYNFGLKELRERPELMYENIHPDDLPGLLQAEKAAARDMKVMTCEIRIRNPDGSYRWSALVSTPTRLTDGRIRWDGLEFIITQRKQTEEALSRSLEEKNVLIRELYHRTKNTLQQIRSLITLQAETYPDNDDLKSMVKETETRIQSIALVQQMLYSSGDLSHVSAREYIPELCKTVLRSYSEQAARITLELELEDVRFLFDELIPLGLIINELLTNACKYAFPLPEGKAAAAAGQGIVQVKLQHLDERTVLIRVKDNGAGVESGFSLLGNAGLGLALVQSIGEGQLGGTIAYESSEGFGVSIEFPINSYETRV; translated from the coding sequence ATGATCCACGGCCCGGTGCGCCGACGGCAGTTACGCATCCTTGTATCTGTGTTTCTCATTCTGGTCACAGGTTCCGGTGCGGCTCCGGCGGTATATGCTCAAACGGATGAAGATCTTCCGGTGATTCAGGTGTATATTCTCCTGAACAGCACTGCCTCGGCAGCCTGGACGGAACGCTTTACCCATGAGTTCCTCAGCGCTTCCCTGGATGTGGCGGATTACCGGATCAGGGTAATACAGATGCACCTTGATCTGCCTTTGGGTGACGAGGATCCTGAACCCATTCTTTCATATATCCGCTGGCAGTTTGAAAAGAGTCCTCCGGATGTGATTATACCGGTTTTCAGCAGCATGTCGGAATTTGTCAATGACCATGCGGGGATATTTTCCGGAGCCAGCCCGGCGGAAATACCCGGCGAGCAACCCGGCAGTCCATCAATACTCTTCCTGGGACCTGACCGGCAGCTGATTCCCAGGCTTGAAAACATGCCCAATGCGAAGGTGTTTCCCGCAGCCCGGCCCCAGGCGATCCGGGAAACCTTCGATGTTATTTTTCAGCTTCTCCCCGAAACCGGAAAGATTGTGGTAATCAGCGGCGCCGAAGATAGTTCCCGGCGAATAGCAGATGATATTATGATGATATTCCGCAACAGGTATCCTCAGATTGCTTCGGAAAACTGGGTGGGTCTCAGCGAGAATGAAATGTACGGCAGAATTACCCGTCAGCCCAGGGGGACGGTTCTCTTCTATAACAGCATGATCAGCGATTCATACGGCAACCGTTACATTAATTTTCATTTGATCAACAGGATCTCCGAATTTTCCCCGTTTCCGGTTTTTTCCTATTACGACGGAGTGTTCGGCAGGGGAATCGTGGGTGGACAGATGGTGAGTGCCGATTTGACCGCTGCAAAACTCCTGGATGCGGTGCTTGATATGGGCAGTGACCACGCCGATCAGCCTCCGCCCGATGCACATATCAGAAATGGATACCTTTCAGGAATAGTTCTTGACCAGCGTCAGCTCAGGCGCTGGTCCATACCCCGGCACAGGATTCCATCTGATGCCCTCATAATGTACCGGGAAGATAATATCCTCAGGGATTACCGCTATGAGGTTCTGGGTGCCTCAGGGGTGTTCATCATCCTCCTTGTTTCCGCCATGGGCTTGTTTTTCAACAGGCGAAGACTCCAGATTACCAAGGACTCTCTGGAGGCAGCCCTTTCCCAGTTAAAATCCATCAGCAAAAGCCTCACAGGGGGGATGGTGTTTCAGCTGATATCAGATGAGAGCGGCCATATGCAGGTTACATTTGTTTCGGATTCAGTTCATGAGCTATATAATTTCGGTCTGAAAGAATTGCGGGAAAGACCCGAGTTGATGTATGAAAATATCCATCCGGATGATCTGCCGGGACTTCTTCAGGCCGAAAAAGCTGCAGCCCGGGACATGAAGGTGATGACCTGCGAGATCCGGATACGAAACCCCGACGGAAGCTACCGATGGTCGGCTCTGGTAAGTACTCCCACCCGGCTTACCGACGGACGCATCCGCTGGGACGGGCTGGAGTTTATCATTACCCAGCGGAAACAGACAGAAGAGGCCCTCAGCCGTTCTCTTGAAGAGAAGAATGTTCTCATCCGGGAGCTGTATCATCGCACGAAAAACACCCTGCAGCAGATCCGTTCCCTCATTACCCTTCAGGCGGAGACCTATCCTGACAATGACGATCTGAAATCCATGGTGAAGGAGACCGAGACCCGGATTCAGAGCATAGCCCTGGTTCAGCAGATGCTCTATTCCAGCGGCGATTTATCCCATGTGTCGGCACGGGAATACATCCCCGAGCTCTGCAAGACCGTACTCAGAAGCTACAGCGAACAGGCAGCGCGGATCACTCTGGAGCTGGAGCTTGAAGACGTCCGTTTCCTGTTCGACGAGCTGATCCCTCTGGGACTGATCATCAATGAGCTTCTCACCAATGCCTGCAAGTACGCCTTCCCTCTTCCCGAGGGAAAAGCTGCTGCGGCTGCCGGGCAAGGAATAGTACAGGTGAAGCTGCAGCATCTGGATGAAAGAACGGTTCTGATCCGGGTGAAGGATAATGGCGCCGGTGTAGAATCGGGATTTTCACTCCTAGGTAACGCCGGGCTGGGGCTGGCCCTGGTGCAGAGCATCGGGGAGGGCCAGCTTGGAGGAACCATTGCGTATGAGAGCTCTGAAGGCTTCGGGGTCAGCATCGAATTTCCCATCAACAGCTACGAAACCCGGGTGTGA
- a CDS encoding isocitrate lyase/phosphoenolpyruvate mutase family protein, with protein sequence MNIQSKHPEKETEKRTEKETEKRAEAQTTEREQEPGNEKTIPQHRSTAHPSNMVSGAPGEGRSGNLETPEAEIQEIRDFMEVPRFQEITRLYSPFQVWQQRGSIATDYPVARNAATGFFTLLRDKFRKGESITTFGPYSPGQAVAMKRKGIEAIYLGGWATSAKGSESEDPGADLAAYPLSRVPREAAAVVRALLSADKNQRYALSVNMQKRGVEPGHAAAEARHVDFSPFIIADADTGHGGDAHVRNLIRRFVEAGVPGYHIEDQRPGTKKCGHQGGKVLVSVDEQIKRLNAARFQLDIMGVPGIIVARSDAEAATLLDNNKDGRDHPFILGALNMEIPPYSNCYVALMRELHCLGLRDVLGHRLYMLSDEEEAQARAWLDGSGVLSRAEEAIAASTISSSGAQRSSQEEEEIITNSDDVFDGILDMFVESWEKDAVLKTYPEAVRDRIRSRNAEMDDGSMSEEDWMRYAGSVSFPQARAKAREMGVDCPWDWEKSRTTEGYYQVRGGIEYAIRKSLAVAPFADILWMETKTADLADARKFARAVHERYPGKMLAYNLSPSFNWDTTGMSDDEMRDFPLEIGKLGFVFNFITYGGHQIDGLAAEDFSTALVEDGMLGLARLQRKFRLLNSPYTTPQTLVGGPRLDAALAASSGRTATTKAMGKGSTQFQHLKHTELPLSVLDSWLAEWAAIHRKDARLRCRLRPIRSGSEILQLRVEDQNLQLIADVVFTTMQDRRGRNILVVRDQNSHEPSLRKKRLMTLVQLYLITRYESHTLHYVTPNDMNRIQTEKMMAMGLFTEVKEEIGDIIVGRVNREFVRGITGGQENGGSERSTPDHILLRDSQPTVS encoded by the coding sequence ATGAATATTCAAAGCAAACACCCCGAAAAAGAAACAGAAAAACGCACAGAAAAAGAAACAGAAAAACGGGCAGAAGCACAAACAACAGAGCGGGAGCAAGAACCCGGCAATGAAAAAACCATTCCTCAACACAGGAGCACTGCCCATCCTTCCAATATGGTTTCCGGAGCCCCGGGTGAGGGACGGAGCGGCAACCTGGAAACCCCTGAGGCGGAAATTCAGGAGATTCGGGATTTTATGGAGGTTCCCCGGTTTCAGGAAATTACCAGGCTCTATTCTCCTTTCCAGGTGTGGCAGCAGAGGGGCAGTATAGCAACCGACTATCCTGTTGCCCGGAATGCCGCCACAGGTTTTTTTACTTTGCTCCGTGACAAATTCCGCAAGGGTGAGTCAATAACCACCTTCGGACCGTACTCCCCCGGGCAGGCGGTTGCCATGAAGCGGAAAGGAATTGAAGCCATATATCTCGGCGGCTGGGCGACCTCCGCCAAGGGATCGGAGAGCGAGGACCCTGGAGCCGACCTTGCCGCATATCCCTTAAGCCGGGTACCCCGGGAGGCGGCGGCCGTTGTGCGGGCGCTCCTCAGTGCCGATAAAAACCAGCGCTATGCCCTCTCGGTGAACATGCAAAAAAGGGGTGTGGAACCAGGCCATGCTGCGGCGGAGGCCCGGCATGTTGATTTCAGCCCCTTTATAATCGCGGATGCGGATACCGGACACGGAGGGGACGCTCATGTGAGAAATCTGATCCGCCGCTTTGTTGAGGCTGGAGTGCCCGGATATCATATTGAAGACCAGCGTCCCGGAACCAAAAAATGCGGTCACCAGGGCGGAAAAGTGCTGGTATCAGTGGATGAACAGATTAAGAGACTGAATGCTGCCAGGTTTCAGCTGGATATAATGGGGGTGCCGGGAATTATCGTGGCCCGAAGCGATGCGGAAGCTGCCACCCTGCTGGATAACAACAAGGACGGCCGGGACCATCCGTTTATTCTGGGGGCGTTAAACATGGAAATTCCCCCGTATTCGAACTGCTATGTGGCACTCATGAGGGAGCTGCACTGTCTGGGGCTCCGGGATGTACTGGGACACCGGCTGTATATGCTCAGCGATGAAGAAGAAGCTCAGGCCCGGGCCTGGCTGGACGGGTCCGGTGTACTTTCACGGGCCGAGGAAGCCATTGCGGCCTCAACCATCTCCTCCAGCGGGGCACAGCGGTCCTCTCAGGAAGAGGAAGAGATCATCACAAACAGTGACGACGTTTTCGACGGCATTCTGGATATGTTTGTGGAAAGCTGGGAAAAAGATGCGGTACTGAAAACCTATCCGGAGGCAGTGCGGGACCGCATCCGTTCACGGAATGCGGAGATGGATGATGGAAGTATGAGCGAAGAGGACTGGATGAGGTATGCGGGGTCTGTTTCTTTCCCGCAGGCCCGGGCCAAAGCTCGGGAAATGGGTGTTGACTGTCCCTGGGACTGGGAAAAATCCCGGACCACCGAAGGCTACTATCAGGTGAGAGGCGGTATCGAATATGCCATCCGCAAGTCCCTGGCTGTGGCTCCCTTCGCAGATATCCTCTGGATGGAAACGAAAACCGCCGACCTTGCAGATGCCCGGAAATTTGCCCGGGCAGTTCATGAACGATACCCCGGGAAAATGCTGGCGTATAATCTTTCTCCTTCATTTAACTGGGATACCACCGGCATGAGTGACGACGAAATGCGGGATTTCCCCCTGGAAATCGGCAAGCTGGGTTTTGTGTTTAATTTCATCACCTACGGAGGTCATCAGATAGACGGTCTTGCAGCAGAGGATTTTTCCACCGCCCTGGTGGAGGATGGAATGCTGGGACTGGCCAGACTTCAGCGGAAGTTCCGCCTTCTCAACTCGCCCTATACCACCCCCCAGACCCTGGTGGGCGGGCCCAGACTGGATGCTGCCCTTGCTGCTTCCAGCGGCAGAACTGCAACCACCAAAGCCATGGGTAAAGGCTCCACCCAGTTTCAGCATCTGAAGCATACGGAGCTCCCCCTCAGTGTACTTGACAGCTGGCTGGCAGAGTGGGCGGCAATACATCGCAAGGATGCCCGGTTGAGGTGCAGGCTCAGACCCATCCGCTCGGGAAGCGAGATCCTGCAGCTGAGGGTGGAGGATCAAAACTTGCAGCTTATTGCGGATGTGGTATTCACAACCATGCAGGACCGCAGGGGAAGGAATATTCTGGTTGTCAGGGATCAGAACAGCCACGAGCCTTCTCTCAGGAAAAAGCGGCTGATGACGCTGGTTCAGCTTTACCTTATTACCCGGTATGAAAGCCATACGCTTCACTATGTGACACCCAACGATATGAACCGCATACAGACGGAAAAAATGATGGCCATGGGACTGTTTACTGAGGTGAAAGAGGAGATCGGAGATATTATCGTGGGAAGGGTTAATCGGGAATTTGTCCGGGGAATCACCGGAGGACAGGAGAATGGAGGTTCTGAAAGAAGCACTCCTGATCACATATTGCTTCGGGATTCCCAGCCCACCGTAAGCTGA
- a CDS encoding malate synthase yields the protein MFTSMVRGATPVFRRAALEGYPDIFTAQTRKVLAALSGFEPRRRELMNLRMERRLKRHRLGGAESSPAFRDPEEQIGSSGLRVGDAREGNFAGSEIPHDLRRQWIQGTGPAARPREDELQGLRNVAYALLSGADGWMFDGEDALGQRGFMSLDNQRNLKLAIQRDPRFLETAEQVSLEMNRWSRDFFGRDIIQNWHTAMNFTTRIFRVRGLHLADRHVGTQEGELSAGICDAVLYLVNNHRTLLRENRSLVLYLPKIQTAEEALLWNDILDALEDELELPRGTVKVYVLVEQLEAAFQLMEIRAVLGSHFVGFNTGRWDYINSVSDALAGNRDFLNPDIESVTMTYPYMAAYEDRVRRAVNTSDRNGNFALWQGGMEPNIPVGNPQAVTRGMEKALAGARREQQAGASGKWVAHWKMVHVIRPVWQEAGEDNQLGRQFPPLSYDDASAEELLRLEEAPRTLRGVRNLVSVAMQYGNAFAQGFQAAALKPGEDFQDQSVLYLMEDAATGEIRMSILWEWIHKNARFTHDDEQGGVKSGDLIDARLVNRIIQTEFERLQKADPRNVHEKSKHTTLPVVRRIIRRYLESERKIPWYIDLLNLCLHVTEPEAAEKRLDLYLKELENNRRYTANPELETGDMAEEAEIS from the coding sequence ATGTTTACGTCCATGGTACGGGGTGCGACCCCGGTGTTCCGTCGGGCCGCCCTGGAAGGGTATCCGGATATTTTTACGGCACAGACCAGAAAGGTGCTCGCCGCATTGTCGGGGTTCGAACCGCGGCGCCGGGAATTGATGAACCTGCGAATGGAAAGAAGGCTCAAGCGCCACCGGCTGGGAGGCGCTGAATCCTCCCCGGCGTTCAGGGACCCGGAGGAACAGATCGGCAGCAGCGGCCTCCGGGTGGGAGATGCCCGGGAAGGAAATTTCGCGGGATCGGAGATACCCCATGATCTGCGCCGCCAGTGGATACAGGGAACCGGACCTGCCGCCCGGCCCCGGGAAGATGAACTCCAGGGCCTGCGGAATGTTGCCTACGCCCTGCTGTCCGGCGCCGACGGCTGGATGTTTGACGGAGAAGATGCCCTGGGGCAGCGGGGATTTATGTCTCTTGATAATCAGCGGAACCTGAAGCTGGCAATTCAACGGGATCCCCGGTTTCTTGAAACCGCCGAACAGGTATCTTTGGAGATGAACCGATGGTCCCGGGACTTCTTCGGCAGGGATATTATTCAGAACTGGCACACAGCGATGAATTTCACCACAAGAATATTCCGGGTCCGGGGACTCCACCTTGCGGACAGACATGTGGGCACCCAGGAAGGGGAACTTTCCGCCGGTATCTGCGATGCGGTGCTGTATCTGGTAAACAACCACCGGACCCTTCTCAGGGAAAACCGCAGTTTGGTTCTCTATCTTCCGAAAATACAGACCGCAGAGGAAGCCCTGCTCTGGAATGATATTCTGGATGCCCTGGAGGATGAGCTGGAACTGCCCCGGGGAACGGTGAAGGTGTATGTGCTGGTGGAGCAGCTGGAAGCTGCATTTCAGCTCATGGAGATCCGTGCAGTCCTGGGCAGCCATTTTGTGGGATTCAACACCGGACGCTGGGATTACATCAATTCAGTATCCGATGCTTTGGCAGGTAACCGCGACTTTCTTAATCCCGACATTGAGTCGGTAACCATGACCTATCCCTACATGGCGGCGTATGAGGACAGGGTGCGCCGGGCTGTGAACACATCAGACAGAAACGGAAACTTCGCCCTTTGGCAGGGAGGCATGGAGCCCAATATTCCGGTGGGAAACCCCCAGGCCGTAACAAGGGGAATGGAAAAAGCCCTTGCAGGGGCCCGGCGGGAGCAGCAGGCAGGTGCAAGCGGAAAATGGGTGGCCCACTGGAAGATGGTTCATGTAATCAGGCCGGTATGGCAGGAGGCCGGAGAAGATAATCAGCTGGGCAGACAGTTTCCGCCCCTCAGCTATGATGATGCTTCGGCGGAAGAATTACTCCGGCTTGAGGAGGCACCCCGAACCCTCAGAGGAGTGCGGAACCTTGTGAGTGTGGCCATGCAGTATGGAAATGCCTTCGCCCAGGGGTTTCAGGCTGCGGCGTTAAAACCCGGAGAGGATTTCCAGGACCAGTCGGTGCTCTATCTCATGGAAGATGCGGCAACCGGAGAAATCCGAATGAGCATCCTGTGGGAGTGGATTCATAAAAACGCCCGCTTCACCCATGACGATGAGCAGGGGGGAGTCAAAAGCGGGGATCTCATTGACGCCCGGTTGGTGAACCGGATTATCCAGACCGAGTTTGAGCGCCTGCAGAAGGCCGATCCCAGAAATGTACATGAGAAATCCAAGCACACAACATTGCCGGTGGTGCGCAGGATCATCCGCCGCTACCTGGAATCGGAACGGAAAATTCCCTGGTATATAGATCTGTTGAATCTCTGCCTGCATGTAACCGAACCTGAAGCGGCTGAGAAACGGCTGGATCTCTACCTGAAAGAATTGGAGAACAACCGGCGCTATACCGCCAATCCGGAACTGGAAACCGGGGACATGGCGGAAGAAGCAGAAATTTCGTGA
- a CDS encoding XRE family transcriptional regulator has translation MDQFISGDNLKLILGLKIKHYRQQQGLSLQRLARRSGLALSYISEIESGKKYPKPEKLIQLARALNISYDELVSARVQEDLDPLANLMNSPLIREFPFELFGVSTRDILQLFGNKPENAQAFLSTFIQIGQAYDMSLENFLFAALRTYQTRQNNYFPEQEAQAEIYRDSLKEASEELGGEGREAPGSQVLVKLLQGMHGYELDTHTLSRNPELEKFRSVYREGPVPRLYLNARLLESQKRFILLRELAFLNLELKIRPFTSSWIQVASFDQLVNNFIASYFAGAVLLPRSRMSEYIRSMQNRSSWSPELLLEPLEREDVTPEMFLYRMSQILPGLHDLSKIFYLRFTGKRDGDRVHLTKELNMTDDMIPYGLHLHEHFCRRWLPLRLMNQIREEGPGEPGELPRAGAQRVRFLDGDREYLLLSVARPLSLEDGKLSVMTLGIQLDGEQRDFFPFALDPSIPDELVHETCERCPLSSGECSLRAAPPGIRHLQDALQRKEKAISGLLRRDQPR, from the coding sequence ATGGATCAATTTATAAGCGGTGATAACCTGAAACTCATTCTGGGTCTGAAAATCAAGCATTACCGTCAGCAGCAGGGATTATCCCTGCAGAGGCTGGCCAGGCGCTCCGGTTTGGCGCTGTCTTATATCAGTGAAATTGAATCGGGAAAGAAATACCCCAAGCCCGAGAAACTCATTCAACTGGCCCGGGCGCTGAATATATCCTATGATGAACTGGTTTCCGCCCGTGTTCAGGAGGACCTGGACCCTCTGGCAAACCTGATGAACTCGCCCTTAATCAGGGAGTTTCCATTCGAATTGTTCGGGGTTTCCACCCGGGACATTCTTCAGCTGTTCGGCAATAAGCCGGAGAACGCCCAGGCATTCCTCAGTACATTCATTCAGATCGGCCAGGCGTATGATATGAGCCTGGAAAATTTCCTCTTTGCCGCCCTGAGAACCTATCAGACCAGGCAGAACAACTATTTTCCGGAACAGGAAGCCCAGGCGGAAATTTACCGGGACTCCCTGAAAGAGGCATCTGAGGAACTGGGGGGAGAAGGGAGGGAAGCACCGGGATCGCAGGTGCTTGTGAAACTTCTTCAAGGCATGCACGGCTATGAACTGGACACCCACACACTGAGCAGAAATCCGGAGCTGGAAAAATTCCGGTCAGTATACCGGGAGGGTCCGGTGCCCAGACTCTATCTGAACGCCAGGCTTCTGGAGTCCCAGAAGCGGTTCATTCTCCTGAGGGAGCTGGCCTTTTTGAATTTGGAGCTGAAAATCAGACCCTTCACCTCAAGCTGGATTCAGGTTGCGTCCTTTGACCAGCTGGTCAACAACTTTATTGCATCATACTTTGCCGGTGCAGTGCTGCTGCCCCGCTCTCGTATGTCCGAATATATCCGCAGCATGCAAAACCGCAGCAGCTGGAGTCCGGAACTGCTGCTGGAACCCCTGGAACGGGAAGATGTAACCCCCGAGATGTTTCTTTACCGCATGAGTCAGATTCTTCCGGGGCTGCATGATCTATCCAAAATATTCTACCTGCGGTTCACCGGAAAACGGGACGGGGATCGGGTCCATCTTACCAAAGAATTGAACATGACCGATGACATGATTCCCTACGGGCTCCACCTGCATGAGCATTTTTGCCGGAGATGGCTGCCGTTACGGCTGATGAATCAAATCCGGGAGGAAGGCCCGGGTGAACCCGGTGAACTGCCCCGGGCGGGAGCCCAGAGAGTTCGTTTCCTGGATGGAGACCGGGAATACCTGCTGCTCAGCGTGGCCAGGCCTCTCTCACTTGAAGATGGGAAACTCTCTGTAATGACCCTGGGAATACAGCTTGATGGTGAACAGAGAGATTTCTTCCCTTTCGCCCTGGACCCCTCCATCCCAGATGAACTGGTTCATGAAACCTGCGAGAGATGCCCGTTAAGCAGCGGTGAGTGCAGTCTCAGGGCTGCCCCCCCGGGCATCCGTCACCTGCAGGATGCCCTCCAAAGAAAGGAGAAGGCAATCAGCGGCCTTCTCCGCCGGGATCAGCCCCGCTAA